CCATAGAGTATGGCTTCGGTTATCATCTTTTGTATGTACTCTTCCAAGTTTTTCTTTCTAAATTTCGTGGTGTGATAGTGGTCGAGGTACACCTCGACTGTTAGCGCTTTGTCCGGCGTGTATCCGATTCTGCCAAGATACAGTTTCAGTGAGTCCACTATTAGAACCCTCGCGATGTAGTTGTAGTGAGTGGCCTTTTGGGAGCGGTTGTTTTTGATGTAGTCGTAGGTGTTTTTCTTGTTCACATAAACGGCCGCTATATGAGCACTAGGGCATTTGAAGAGTTCATTAAGAATGAATCTTCTTATTTTATCGTCGCTCTTCGAGGCCTTTAGCTCAGGGATGTCTTTTTTCTTCTTGCCGAGTTTCCCTCTTGCCTTCTTGGGGATCCTCCTTGCTTTTTTCACGTCATCTGCTTTGAGTATGATGGCACCCATAACGAAGTACTGACTGCTGCCTGCTGAAAAACCTAAGTCTCCTGCCTCGTCGAGGACGATGTAAAGATGTGTCATAGGCGTTCCTCCGTTTTGGCCTAAAGTACGTCTTTTTGCGGAATAAATATACCTTATCCGTATCGTCGTTAAATTTCTGTCAGATTTTTGGCTTCTGATTTGTCGGTTTATCAACCACTGAACTTCCAGTAGAGCACTAAGAGCGTTATTCCAAGGTAGAGGAGGAGCTCGGGAAGGCTTAGGAATATTGGGCCGATGTAAATCAGGCCAATGAGCCAGCCCATCAGGTAGGAGAATGACCAGAAGGGCATTACGTCTATCAGGCCAACCGTCATGAAGATGGAAAAGACGTTAAATAAAAAGGACATCCATGGGAGTCCGAAGCTGTAGGCGAAGGCCCGGACTATTTTAGTGGTGATAAAACCTGTGACTGCCCCGCCAATGGCCCGGGCAAAGCCGTAGTTTGCTCCGGGAATTAGAGCTCACCTCCTAATAATCCTATCGGGGCGCTCAGTTATCTCGGTAATTCTCTCAACTGCATTCAGGATTCGTTCGAGTTCTTCTTCGGTAATG
This window of the Thermococcus thermotolerans genome carries:
- a CDS encoding DUF3800 domain-containing protein gives rise to the protein MTHLYIVLDEAGDLGFSAGSSQYFVMGAIILKADDVKKARRIPKKARGKLGKKKKDIPELKASKSDDKIRRFILNELFKCPSAHIAAVYVNKKNTYDYIKNNRSQKATHYNYIARVLIVDSLKLYLGRIGYTPDKALTVEVYLDHYHTTKFRKKNLEEYIQKMITEAILYGVKVTVHQKDSRAEPLIQVADFVVNAFYRRLDGREDFIKKFEDAGKVLKFKQIY